CAATGACACCAACCAGACCGAGGATGGCCATGGTAAGAGTGGAGGAAGCGGAGGCGATTTTTTTGGAATCGCCGCCGGAGAAAAGATAATTGTAGCCGCCGGAGATAAACATGTAGAAAAAAGCCAGACCGGCGAAGAAAACGATTACCTGGAGGACATTGTAGAAGAGACACTCTAGCCCTTGAATAGTGGCGACATCAGTGAAGTCTCCGCTACCAACACAGCGGGCGTCTTTGGTGGCCCATTCCTGAGTAGTTTGGGCGAGAATAGTGGAAGGATGGAATAAAAATAACATGAGAAACGCGATTAACATATGTGATTATAACATTTTGGTGGGGGGCAGGGAAAACAAAAACCTCCCCCGATTTTGTCGGGAGAGGTTTTGAATTTCAACTAAGAGCAAATTACCAGGCTTTGATTTCGAGGTTGAGGATATCGACACCAAAGATGACGTTGATTAGTCTCATGATGGCGAAAGCGGCAAAGACGATAGCCAGACCAATCAGACCATTGGTGATTTGGGCACGGGCAGCGGCGACTTTTTTCTCGTCACCCTCGGAAGTTACCCACTTGAGACCACCCATGATAAGAATAAAGAAGAAAACTAAAGCAACTACAAGCATGACCAGGCTGATGGCTCCGGAGACAATTCTGCCGACGGTGAGAGCCTGAAGATCGCCCCACTGAGATCCTTCTTGGGGGCCGACAGTAATTTTACCGTCGTCTGCAGCGTATAAGGGAGCGGCAATCACGGCATAGGTGATTTTGTTTTTTATTTTGGTGAACATATGTTTTTGTTCTATTTTTACATTAATTGATAATTTATTTAGAATATTGTATCAGTTTGCAAATTAAAATCAAAGAGTTGGTACGGGAAGAGATAAAGTTTGAAGAGAAGTGATGCCGAAAACAATACCAATAACTTTTAAGATGGCAAAAACCGAGAAGGAGGCAATTAACCCGACTAGGGCATAGGTGAGTTGTTTTTGGGCTTCTTCGATTTTTTTAGGGTCACCGCTTGAGTCAATGTAGTGGTAGGAACCCATTAAGAAATGCCAAATAAAATAGAGAACGGCGACAAGCATAAAAACAGAAAGTATCCCCCGGACAATGCGGTCGAAATAACCTATAGGGTCACTGACCTGAACTGAGCTGCCGCAGTCGGGATTTAGGAGCTTGTTGCAAATGACGGCATAGGCCGGTTTGACGAGTTGAAAATTTATCATATGATCTATAGATGAAGATCGTTTAGTAACGTGTCCAGATTGAAGATGTTTTCGAGTCCTAGAATTTTGCCCAGAAGAGAGCCGAGGCCGACGGCAAAAATAACGATAGCGATACCGAGAATGCCGTTGGTGATTTTGTGGCGAGCTTCTTCGAGTTTTTTCTCGTCGCCTTTGGAGGACATAAAGGCATAGCCGGCGAAGACGGTTTGGATAGTAAAATAAATTAAGGCAACAACGGAAAGCATGCCAAGAACAACGCTGACGGTATTTTCGAGATTAGTGGTGGCTTGGGTGCCATCCTTGGGTACTATTCCCGGGCCGACATAGGGATCGTAAGCGATGGCGAGAAGTCTAGTCATTAGGGCCATAGACGTTTGGAGTAAGAATGGGTATGCCGGTAATACGCTCAATAACACCGGCGAGGGTGAAGGCAGAGGCAATGATGATAATCCCCAGGATACTTTGCCAGATTTTTGCCCAGGCAGCTTCGGTTTTTTTGGAATCACCGCCGGCGGTGATATATTCGTAGCCGGCCAATATTACCTGGATGATAAAGAAAAGACCGCCGATGGTGCCGGCAAGTTTAAAGATGTTGCCAATTAAAAGAAAAATACCGCCTTCTTCAAAGTAAGGGTTGCCGTCTATGGGGGGCTTGATGGTGCCGATGATGGGGCTGCCACCGCCTCCGGGGTCAACGGCGGCTTGGACGATTGAGGGTTTAAAAAAGTGGATTAAGGATTTCAAGTCCGGTAATAACTTGTATGATTTGGATGATGGAATAGGCAAAAACGACTACTCCGAATCCGATAAACGAGCTAGTTATGGCTTGTTGCCCCTGGGCAGCTTTTTTTGGGTCACCATTACCTGCACCAATTATATAGGTAACACCGCCGAAAATCAAAAGGCCGAGGAGGACGGTTCCGGCGATAGTGATGGAGTTTTTCAGAATGATATTGACAATTACGCTAAAAGTCGGATAGCTTCCGCCGAGGGTATTGCCCCCACCAAGGGGGGTATCTTTTATGTCTACAGCAGCTAGCAAGCGATTCATGAACTAATTATACTGTTTGGTGATACTGACTGCAAGGATTATTGATATAATTTTTCTGTATTGAATGGGAAAAATGATGTTATAATACGCCACAATTTATCCCTTATATTAATTTATAATTTCCCCCTAAAACATGAGAAAATATATTTGTTTTGGTGTTTTTGCTCCGGTGTTGGCGCTGAGTTTGTTTTTGGCTTTCGGGTGTTTACCGATACAGGCGGCATCCGGTAACGGATATTTACTGGAGTCGGTGCAATTACAGGAAAACTCGGGATTTGGATTTTTGAATTTTGGGAAAACAATGGTTCGGATGGCTATAGATAAGGGAATCGAACCCAATTTGATTGTGATGCTGCTGTTGCTACCGTTGGTGGCGACATTGGTGTCGGTACTGCATTATGTGTTTGGACTTTCAGGGTATGGGATTTTTATGCCGACAATGATTGCAGTGACATTTTTGGCAACAGGGATTATAGGGGGACTATTGTTGTTTGCGATGATTTTGATGATATCAATTTTTGGAGGACTGGCTTTGCGGAAACTAAAACTTCACTTTTGGCCGGCGAGATCGATTAATTTATTGTTGATTTCGGTGGGGACCTTTGGGCTGATGCTGATTTCTTCTTCGGTACAGATAATCGATATCAGTAATATTTCGATATTTCCGGTACTATTTATGATAATGCTGTGTGAGGAATTTGTGCGGACACAATTGGTGAAGAGTAGAAATGAAGCCCAGAGATTAGCAGTTGGGACGTTGGTGCTGGCAATCATTGGGGCGGTGACGATGAACGTTCCGGAAGTGCAAAGATTGGTAATTTTGAACCCCGAATGGGTAATACTAATAGTACTGGTAGTAAATTTGGGGGTAGGAAACTACACCGGAATTAGACTGTCTGAGGTAAAAAGATTTAAAAAGGCGATCAGAAAGAAAAATGTTTAATTTGAAAGAGTACAAGCAGTTTTTGACAAAAAATGAGAGAAATAAGGTGTATTTGAGAAAGAATACGGCCGGGGCGAGAATGGTTGCCGATAGCAAGCTAAAAACAAAGAGGCTTCTAATGAAATCGGGGGTAGGGGTACCGAAGCTGATTGCCAGGTTTAGAAATCAAGAAGAACTGACGGCGTTTAAATGGGAAAAGCTAGAAGGTAATTTTGTGATTAAGCCGGTTTCCGGGTATGGAGGAGAGGGGATTCTGATAATCCGGAGAAGGGGTAAGTGGGCGGGAGATTGGCAAAAGATGAACGGAGAGATGGTTAATACTAAAGATATAAAACGACATTGCCAGGAGATTTTGGGAGGACGGTACAGCTTGTACGGGATGCCTGATTATGTGTTGGTCGAGGAGAGAGTAAAGATTCATCCATTATTTTTGTCAATTACCAGGTCGGGGACGCCGGATGTGAGGGTGATTGTTTACAATAGGGTACCAGTGATGGCGATGCTGCGGGTGCCGACTGATAAAAGCGGAGGGAAGGCAAATCTGCAACAAGGGGCGATAGGCCTCGGGATTGATTTGGCCACCGGGATTACAACATTCGGGATTGAGGGCAAGGGGGGGCAGATTGAAAAGATTTATGACTATGGGAAAAAACGGAAAAGAAAAGTTAACGGGATTAAGATCCCTTTTTGGAGAGAGATTTTGGAGACGGCGATAAAAGTACAAATGTCGATTGAGGGACTTGGATTTATAGGAGTGGATATCGTGCTTGATAAGGAAAAAGGGCCGATGATTTTGGAGGTAAATGCTAGACCGGGACTGTCAATTCAGTTGTGTAATAAGGCAGGGCTGAAATCGAGAATTGAAAAGATTGAAGGGATGGATGTCCGGAGTGTGGATCACGGAATAACTTTGGCAAAGTATTTGTTTGGAGAGAGTTTTTTTGAAAAAGTAGAAGAAAAGGAGAAAGCAAAAACGGTAGGACCTTTGGAAATGATTAAAATTAAGTTGGGGAAGGGCAAAAAGCTAGTAAAAGAAGTCAGAGCGAAGATTGATACAGGAGCATTCAGAAGCTCGATTGACAGAAGTTTGGCGGAAAGTTTGGGATTATTGTCTGACGAAAGGGTGTTGTATTATCGGCATTATCGATCATCTTTGGGAAAGCATAAAGACAGGCCGGTGATTGGGTTGACTTTTTGGCTTAAAGGGAAAAAGGTGGTAACGGCGGTGAATGTAGCCGACAGACATAAATTGAGAACGAAATTTCTGTTGGGGAGAAAAGATCTGGAGGGTTTTTTGGTTTCGGCAAAAAAACAAAATGAAAAACAATAACTCAAATAAACGAAATAATTTTCAATATAATTTTTTTCGCTGTGAATGTGTTGCCACGTTCAACGCTCTAAAAATTACATTTTCAAATTATTTTTAATATATGAAAAATAAAAAAATAGCAATATTTTTTGGAGGAAAGATCACCCATCACCTGAGGCTGCTGAGGATGGCGGCGAGGAAACTCCGGGTACAGCTGGATCTGGTTTCTTATAATAGGGTTTGTTTTGAAGCGGGTAAGGGGGTATATATAAGAGGAGATAAGGCCAGGATGAACGAAACCTGGGAAGTTTCGGAATATGACGTGTTGTTTTTCAGAACGACGGGGAAACACTGGGAAGAAGTAAGTTTAATTTTGGATGCTGTGAAAGGGAAGGACATAACGGTGGTTGACCCTTTGGTAAAAAATGGGAGGCCGTCTGATGCCTGTAAGGCTTATCAAATGCTGGAGTTGGCTAAGGCAGGCATAGGGGTGCCAAAAACAATATACGGAAGTTTGTGGTATCTGTATGAGATGATGAAAAATAAGACACAGTTTTCTGATCAGCATTTTTTTTCCTCCGGTGAATGTGGTGCCACGTTCAATGTTGTAAAAAAAACACTGATGACGAAAGCTGATTTGGATCAGAAAAATTTATTGGCTTCGGACTTTGCGTTGGATTTTAATTTTCCGATAATTTTGAAGGGGAGCGGGGGGGATAGGGGGAGCCGGGTGTTTAAAATTGATAACCTGGAAGAGATGGAAAAGATGGTGCGGGCATTGAGGAAATCCGAGACGGTAGAGGGTAAGCGATATATGGTTCAAAAATTTATCCCGAACAGCGGTGATTATCGGCTGCTGATTTTGGGCGAGAAAGTGCTGGGAGTGATGAAAAGAAGCAGCCAAAGTATTGAGGAGTTTCGTAATAATTATTCGGTGGGGGGAAAGGTGGAAGTGGCGGATTTGCCGGAGTCAATAAAAAAGATGGCAGTGAAGGCGGCAAAAGTTTGTGGATTGATGGTGGCGGGGGTGGATGTGATGGAAAAGCCAAAATCTAATAGTCTTAAAGTCTTAAAATCTGAAAGTCTGAAAGTCAAAAGTCGAAGTTTTGAGGATGGGGAAATGAGTGGGGATTCTAATGATTATGTGGTGCTGGAAGTGAATAAGGGGCCACAGTTTAGGGGATTTATGGAAGCGACGGGAATTGATGTACCGAAAGAAATCATTAAATTTTTAATAAGTTTATAAGTTAATGTGTATAATCAAATTTTTGCAGTGCTTCCGCCAGAGGCGGACTCCGCTCAGCTTCGCACGCACTTTGCTTGACATGATTGCGCGCGAAAAATCTTTATGTTTCGTCAAAATGTATAAATTATAAAAATATGAATAAAAAAATAATTACATTTACAATGTCGCTGAAACAAAGTCAGTTTGAGGTTGATAGGTTGGAGCAAGAGGCAAAAAAGTTGGGAGTGGAGGTGAACAGGGCGCTTTATCGGGAGTTGAGCTTTGATTTGAACGAGAGAAGTAGGGTGTTTGTCAAAGGGGAGGAGGTGACGAAAGAGAATACTTTGGGGATGTGGTTTAGAGTAGCGGGGACGATAAGCGGAAAATATACGGAGGGGAGAAATATGGCGATAAGATTACTACAGGACAGGATTTTTTGTGCTAACCATGCGGGTTATTTGGGGTGGACGAGAATGGGGAAGATTGCTCAACACGCGGTATTTTTGGAGAATCAAATTCCCGTAGTCGCGACTAAAATTTTTTATACTAAAGAGCAGGTATTAAATCCCTCTAAATCTCCCTTTGACAAGGGAGACTTGGGTTTGGGATGGCCTATGATTGCTAAGCATGAGAGAGGGTATCAGGGGAAATCGGTAAGAAAGTTTGAGAACTTTTTGGAATTAGAGAAATTTGTGATGAAAATGGACGAGATTAATGTGGGGATGTTTTTGTGGCAAAGGTATTTGCCGACAAAATGGGATATCCGAGTGATTGTTCTGGA
This sequence is a window from Candidatus Shapirobacteria bacterium. Protein-coding genes within it:
- a CDS encoding pilin, yielding MKSLIHFFKPSIVQAAVDPGGGGSPIIGTIKPPIDGNPYFEEGGIFLLIGNIFKLAGTIGGLFFIIQVILAGYEYITAGGDSKKTEAAWAKIWQSILGIIIIASAFTLAGVIERITGIPILTPNVYGPND
- a CDS encoding 7TM domain-containing protein produces the protein MRKYICFGVFAPVLALSLFLAFGCLPIQAASGNGYLLESVQLQENSGFGFLNFGKTMVRMAIDKGIEPNLIVMLLLLPLVATLVSVLHYVFGLSGYGIFMPTMIAVTFLATGIIGGLLLFAMILMISIFGGLALRKLKLHFWPARSINLLLISVGTFGLMLISSSVQIIDISNISIFPVLFMIMLCEEFVRTQLVKSRNEAQRLAVGTLVLAIIGAVTMNVPEVQRLVILNPEWVILIVLVVNLGVGNYTGIRLSEVKRFKKAIRKKNV
- a CDS encoding sugar-transfer associated ATP-grasp domain-containing protein, yielding MKEYKQFLTKNERNKVYLRKNTAGARMVADSKLKTKRLLMKSGVGVPKLIARFRNQEELTAFKWEKLEGNFVIKPVSGYGGEGILIIRRRGKWAGDWQKMNGEMVNTKDIKRHCQEILGGRYSLYGMPDYVLVEERVKIHPLFLSITRSGTPDVRVIVYNRVPVMAMLRVPTDKSGGKANLQQGAIGLGIDLATGITTFGIEGKGGQIEKIYDYGKKRKRKVNGIKIPFWREILETAIKVQMSIEGLGFIGVDIVLDKEKGPMILEVNARPGLSIQLCNKAGLKSRIEKIEGMDVRSVDHGITLAKYLFGESFFEKVEEKEKAKTVGPLEMIKIKLGKGKKLVKEVRAKIDTGAFRSSIDRSLAESLGLLSDERVLYYRHYRSSLGKHKDRPVIGLTFWLKGKKVVTAVNVADRHKLRTKFLLGRKDLEGFLVSAKKQNEKQ